A window of the Mesoplasma florum L1 genome harbors these coding sequences:
- the deoD gene encoding purine-nucleoside phosphorylase, with the protein MTPHISAKKEDIAKTVLMPGDPLRAKKIAETYLENVKLVNEVRNMFMYTGTYKGIQVTIAGSGMGCPSIGIYSYELFNFYNVENIIRIGSAGSYKEEIKVYDVYNVKEAYGDSNYAKLAANIDDKVIKAGDKLYSLIEKIAKDKKIKTLTGRAHSADVFYRHDDITEFVKENNLDVVEMESVALFANAIKAKKQAACLLTISDNLVTKEVTTAEERQNNFMQMVEIALDAAVESN; encoded by the coding sequence ATGACACCACACATTAGTGCAAAAAAAGAAGATATTGCAAAAACTGTTTTAATGCCAGGAGACCCATTAAGAGCTAAGAAAATTGCTGAAACATATTTAGAAAATGTTAAGTTAGTTAACGAAGTTAGAAATATGTTCATGTACACAGGAACATATAAAGGTATACAAGTAACAATAGCAGGAAGCGGAATGGGCTGCCCAAGTATTGGAATATATTCATATGAGCTATTCAATTTTTATAATGTAGAAAACATTATTAGAATTGGTTCAGCTGGAAGTTACAAAGAAGAAATCAAAGTTTATGATGTTTACAATGTAAAAGAAGCATATGGAGATAGTAACTATGCTAAATTAGCAGCAAATATTGATGATAAAGTTATTAAAGCAGGAGATAAACTTTATTCATTGATTGAAAAAATTGCTAAAGATAAAAAAATTAAAACATTAACTGGAAGAGCACATTCAGCAGATGTATTTTACCGTCATGATGATATTACTGAATTTGTAAAAGAAAACAATTTAGATGTTGTTGAAATGGAATCTGTTGCTTTATTTGCAAATGCAATAAAAGCTAAAAAACAAGCTGCATGTTTATTAACAATATCAGATAACTTGGTAACAAAAGAGGTTACGACAGCCGAAGAAAGACAAAACAATTTTATGCAAATGGTTGAAATTGCTTTAGATGCTGCTGTTGAATCTAACTAA
- a CDS encoding ABC transporter permease, protein MEAIFSLALGFFVVFTLAAISGMFSERSGVVNLGIEGFMTIGALAYVSFCFMVKKTSNNVEDLHVLYLLIGALFSMVVAGLFSLLQTLMVLKLKTDQIISGTVINLLAQGIALFIVHIQGFGTGGTILGSLSPKLISLNYFIAYAIFTMLVTVTIGLYFTFTKVGTRHIAAGENPQALDAAGVKVNRYRFVCIIISGAIAGLAGTMFVVTQSLQNFNGSVQGLGFIALAIMIIGQWRVSLIVMFCIIFSIMFSIGQRITGWNSLPRALPFIMSIVVMVIASKWSSPPQASGVPFDKTLR, encoded by the coding sequence ATGGAAGCAATATTTAGTTTAGCGTTAGGATTTTTTGTTGTTTTCACATTAGCCGCTATATCAGGAATGTTTTCTGAAAGATCAGGGGTTGTAAACCTTGGGATTGAAGGTTTTATGACAATCGGGGCTTTGGCATACGTGTCATTTTGCTTTATGGTTAAAAAAACATCAAATAACGTTGAAGACTTACATGTCTTATACTTATTAATTGGTGCGCTATTCTCAATGGTTGTTGCAGGTTTATTTTCATTGTTACAAACATTAATGGTTTTAAAATTAAAAACAGATCAAATTATTTCTGGTACAGTAATTAATTTATTAGCTCAAGGTATTGCATTATTTATTGTTCATATTCAAGGATTCGGAACTGGTGGAACTATTTTAGGTTCGCTAAGCCCTAAGCTAATATCATTAAATTACTTTATTGCTTATGCCATATTTACAATGCTAGTAACTGTTACAATAGGTTTATATTTTACTTTTACAAAAGTAGGTACAAGGCATATAGCTGCTGGGGAAAACCCACAAGCTTTAGATGCAGCAGGTGTTAAAGTTAATAGATATAGATTTGTTTGTATAATTATTTCAGGTGCTATAGCTGGTTTAGCAGGAACAATGTTTGTTGTTACCCAATCACTTCAAAATTTTAATGGAAGTGTTCAAGGATTAGGGTTTATTGCATTAGCTATTATGATAATTGGTCAATGAAGAGTGAGCCTAATTGTTATGTTCTGTATAATATTTTCAATAATGTTTAGTATAGGTCAAAGAATTACGGGATGAAACTCATTGCCAAGAGCACTTCCATTCATCATGTCAATTGTTGTAATGGTTATTGCATCAAAATGATCATCACCGCCACAAGCAAGTGGTGTACCATTTGATAAAACTTTAAGATAA
- a CDS encoding ABC transporter permease codes for MRKINQWKFKTKSIAYIKSTTFKTKTSYVKVSFISIILGLLCGIIFLYCFGMNGFGFIFSSLIKPFTSPVEPEGTVILLAVFILLGLGLALGFRIKLFNMGGSGQAIGGLLITYLFLNAVTGGSDFSNLPGGYGILLFLIFIVSGAIVSSLTGILKVLFNIHEVATSIVINWILWYLLKYVLFIKFDTQLNSPNLPEVFGSQLWVFAIIFALVSIVLVFVVCETTTVGYKYKVVGTQSTAAKYAGIKTNSFIIGVTALQGVFISAAGFFYYFGLKSNISVTNDIMPLLGFDGIPIALVAFNNFLGIIPVAILWAVLKDGIQLTMNSPQYMGLPSETSDLLFGIIILFSTMYLLLMKINISNYVNIIIHKIRDPKFKTEIEIINSDIKELKKEKNILILNLDSTNEKLKIKELKKQIQNKSENLEILRDELNSLTNEYKENKAFQISKIKNKIKDLKLEKHLFINKELDKYNEHSIKGLKKVYEGKYNSTTFPILDQVVSIESEIQNIKESLSNSNIKEQEKLIAKKNKLELKAASLINKQESQIKYFKNNFASTKQEAKTYLNDLKLIYKKEIKELEAKKGSRTFKKLKIRKLKIDLLEKQMEVVKIYGSNI; via the coding sequence ATGAGAAAAATTAATCAATGAAAATTTAAAACAAAATCAATAGCATATATTAAATCAACCACTTTTAAAACAAAAACTTCTTATGTCAAAGTATCATTCATTTCAATTATATTAGGATTGCTTTGTGGAATTATATTTTTATATTGCTTTGGTATGAATGGGTTTGGTTTTATTTTTAGTAGTTTAATTAAACCTTTTACTTCACCAGTTGAACCAGAAGGGACAGTTATATTATTAGCTGTATTTATACTTTTAGGTCTTGGATTAGCATTAGGTTTTAGAATAAAACTGTTTAATATGGGAGGTAGTGGTCAAGCGATAGGTGGTTTATTAATAACATATCTATTCTTGAATGCTGTAACAGGTGGTTCTGATTTCTCTAATTTACCTGGTGGATATGGAATTTTATTATTTCTAATTTTTATAGTATCAGGTGCAATAGTTTCATCACTTACTGGGATATTAAAAGTTTTATTCAATATTCATGAAGTTGCAACTTCAATAGTTATAAACTGAATATTGTGATATTTACTTAAATACGTTTTATTTATTAAATTTGATACTCAATTAAACTCACCAAATTTACCTGAAGTATTTGGATCACAGTTGTGAGTATTTGCAATTATCTTTGCTCTAGTTTCAATAGTATTGGTATTTGTTGTTTGTGAAACTACAACAGTTGGTTATAAATATAAAGTTGTTGGAACTCAATCTACAGCAGCTAAATATGCAGGTATAAAAACAAACTCATTTATTATTGGTGTAACAGCCTTACAAGGGGTTTTTATATCGGCCGCAGGATTCTTTTATTACTTTGGTTTAAAAAGTAATATATCTGTAACAAATGACATTATGCCTTTATTAGGATTTGATGGTATACCAATTGCATTAGTTGCATTTAATAACTTCTTGGGAATAATACCAGTTGCAATATTGTGAGCTGTTTTAAAAGATGGAATTCAATTAACTATGAATTCACCTCAATATATGGGACTTCCTTCAGAAACATCAGATTTATTATTTGGAATAATAATATTGTTCTCAACTATGTATCTATTATTAATGAAAATAAATATTTCTAATTATGTAAATATTATTATTCATAAAATTAGAGATCCAAAATTTAAAACTGAAATTGAAATTATAAATTCTGATATTAAAGAATTGAAAAAAGAAAAAAATATCCTTATTTTGAATTTAGATTCAACAAATGAAAAATTAAAAATAAAAGAGTTGAAAAAACAAATACAAAATAAGTCAGAAAATCTTGAAATTTTAAGAGATGAATTAAACAGTCTAACAAATGAGTATAAAGAAAATAAAGCATTCCAAATTTCAAAAATTAAAAATAAAATAAAAGATTTAAAATTGGAAAAACACTTATTTATAAATAAAGAGCTAGATAAATATAATGAACATTCAATTAAAGGTTTGAAAAAAGTTTATGAAGGTAAATATAATTCTACAACATTTCCTATTTTGGATCAGGTTGTTTCAATAGAATCTGAAATACAAAATATAAAAGAATCTTTATCAAATTCAAATATTAAAGAACAAGAAAAATTAATAGCTAAGAAAAATAAGTTAGAATTAAAAGCTGCTTCTTTAATTAATAAGCAAGAGTCGCAAATAAAATATTTTAAAAATAATTTTGCATCAACAAAACAAGAAGCAAAAACATATTTAAATGATTTAAAACTAATTTATAAAAAAGAAATAAAAGAGTTAGAAGCAAAAAAAGGTTCTAGAACATTTAAAAAATTAAAAATTAGAAAATTAAAAATCGATCTACTAGAAAAACAAATGGAGGTTGTAAAAATTTATGGAAGCAATATTTAG
- a CDS encoding ABC transporter ATP-binding protein, whose product MKNINAVEMKNISMIFNKKIIANKNINLDVKKGEVHALMGENGAGKSTLMSILFGIYEPTEGNIFINGKEEIISSPVKATKLGIGMVHQHFKLVDIFPVWKNIILGSEETQYKQIINKKKIIEDLTSIMKEYNLEVDLNAKVKDISVGMKQRVEILKILYRKAEIMVFDEPTAVLTPSEIDGLLKVIKELKGMGKTIILITHKMAEIKEVADRATIIRKGHYVGTFDVKKTSASKLAEAMVGRKIIEIKNTHKQNNNEDLIVIKNLNVKKHSNNKVLGLKNFSTTIKAGEILGIAGVEGNGQIELAEALSGMTKVDSGKIYVNDKNITHESISKRYNVHKMGFIPEDRHKFGLVLDANLITNVALQDISTKKYSKHGFINKTAMQTHTQKIISKFDVRNADAGFAIARQLSGGNQQKMIIGRELSRDNNFIIIFQPTRGLDVGSIEFIHSEILKAKEEGKAILLISYELSEILQLSDRILVLNSGQIVGEISGKNATREKLGEMMVSSVVE is encoded by the coding sequence ATGAAAAATATTAATGCTGTAGAAATGAAAAATATTTCAATGATTTTCAATAAAAAAATCATTGCCAATAAAAACATTAATTTAGATGTCAAAAAAGGTGAAGTACATGCTTTAATGGGCGAGAATGGTGCAGGTAAATCTACATTAATGTCAATCTTGTTTGGGATTTATGAACCAACAGAGGGAAATATATTTATAAACGGTAAAGAAGAAATAATATCTTCGCCGGTAAAAGCAACTAAATTAGGAATAGGAATGGTTCACCAACATTTTAAATTGGTCGATATATTTCCTGTTTGAAAGAACATAATTTTAGGTTCTGAAGAAACTCAGTATAAACAAATAATTAATAAGAAAAAAATCATTGAAGATTTAACTTCAATAATGAAGGAATATAATCTTGAAGTTGATTTAAATGCCAAGGTTAAAGATATTTCTGTAGGAATGAAACAAAGAGTAGAAATATTAAAAATTCTTTACAGAAAAGCTGAGATAATGGTTTTTGATGAACCAACAGCTGTTCTAACACCATCAGAAATAGATGGTCTTTTAAAAGTGATAAAAGAATTAAAAGGCATGGGAAAAACAATAATTTTAATAACACATAAAATGGCAGAAATTAAAGAAGTTGCAGACAGAGCAACCATAATCCGTAAAGGACATTATGTTGGAACTTTTGATGTTAAGAAAACTTCTGCAAGCAAATTAGCAGAAGCCATGGTTGGAAGAAAAATAATTGAAATAAAAAACACTCATAAACAAAATAACAATGAAGACTTAATTGTTATTAAGAATTTAAATGTAAAAAAACATAGTAATAACAAAGTTTTAGGTTTAAAGAATTTTTCAACGACAATCAAAGCCGGAGAAATTTTGGGAATAGCTGGTGTTGAAGGGAATGGACAAATAGAATTGGCTGAAGCATTAAGTGGAATGACTAAAGTTGATAGTGGAAAAATATATGTCAATGATAAAAACATTACTCATGAATCAATAAGCAAAAGATATAATGTTCATAAAATGGGGTTTATCCCAGAAGATAGACATAAATTTGGTTTAGTTTTAGACGCAAACTTAATTACTAATGTTGCACTTCAAGATATTTCAACTAAGAAATATAGTAAGCATGGTTTTATAAACAAAACTGCAATGCAAACTCATACACAAAAAATAATTAGTAAATTTGATGTTAGAAATGCTGATGCAGGGTTTGCGATAGCTAGACAACTATCAGGTGGTAACCAACAAAAAATGATAATTGGCCGTGAACTTTCAAGAGACAACAATTTCATAATAATATTTCAGCCAACAAGAGGTTTAGATGTGGGTTCAATTGAATTTATTCATTCAGAAATATTAAAAGCAAAAGAAGAAGGAAAAGCTATTTTATTAATTTCATATGAGTTATCAGAAATATTGCAACTATCAGATCGCATTTTAGTTTTAAATTCAGGTCAAATAGTTGGAGAAATTTCAGGTAAAAATGCGACAAGGGAAAAATTAGGAGAGATGATGGTTTCATCGGTGGTGGAGTAA
- a CDS encoding xylose ABC transporter substrate-binding protein, giving the protein MKKLLLALLSTTIISTSATTVISCGTEKHFGEIYLITDSGKVDDKSFNQSTYEAGTEFVQEILGINQKIAYIQPESTAPKTMKRAYKTAESNNAKTLLLPGFHHAMPGEGEHQAAEVMKNSGSTIILDSNSAANNEIGVVFRGDVSGFYAGMSSIIYSLKNENYTNNTLSLGAYGGVSNPASVDNFIVGYLASIEVYNYLAKDTEFLNHFDIPEATRNVTVTKAQTGWPKSKDDTTWFSNSFLIGQSKLVLDNLRDTSKSIKPNVLMPVAGPQTSDALSYDTSWKVIGVDTNQAESYGKDAQNRFITSAEKDLKNAAIVSLAHTPEWMNNEQYPDILKKVDEGYKDKIQITKEVITDNKSEFVDVNIGDKELWTGTDVWVNGTMSYGGSNLLDEDLAIKIKKYFSAEALTEASKSLFSKYINGTIPSTGTIIAQEPIKDYADTILNELNKSTKKINE; this is encoded by the coding sequence ATGAAAAAACTATTATTAGCTTTATTGAGTACTACAATAATAAGCACTAGTGCCACTACAGTAATTTCTTGCGGTACAGAAAAACACTTTGGTGAAATCTATTTAATTACCGATTCAGGTAAAGTAGATGATAAATCTTTCAATCAATCAACATACGAAGCTGGAACAGAGTTTGTTCAAGAAATTTTGGGAATAAACCAAAAAATCGCATACATACAACCTGAGTCAACAGCACCAAAAACAATGAAGAGAGCGTATAAAACTGCTGAAAGCAACAATGCAAAAACACTTTTACTTCCAGGTTTTCACCATGCAATGCCTGGTGAAGGTGAACACCAAGCCGCAGAAGTTATGAAAAATTCTGGATCTACAATAATATTAGATTCAAATAGCGCAGCAAATAATGAAATAGGAGTTGTGTTTAGGGGAGATGTTTCTGGATTCTACGCTGGAATGTCATCAATAATATATTCATTAAAAAACGAAAATTATACAAATAATACACTATCACTAGGTGCTTATGGTGGAGTTTCTAATCCAGCATCAGTTGATAACTTTATTGTTGGATACTTGGCTTCGATAGAAGTTTATAATTATTTAGCAAAAGATACAGAATTTTTAAATCATTTTGATATCCCTGAAGCAACTAGAAATGTAACTGTTACAAAAGCTCAAACAGGTTGACCGAAGTCTAAAGATGATACAACATGATTTTCAAATAGTTTCCTTATAGGTCAATCAAAACTAGTATTAGATAATTTAAGAGACACCTCAAAATCAATTAAGCCAAATGTTTTAATGCCTGTTGCGGGTCCTCAAACTTCTGATGCGCTTAGTTATGATACATCTTGAAAAGTGATAGGAGTGGATACAAATCAAGCAGAATCATATGGGAAAGATGCTCAAAATAGGTTTATTACTTCAGCAGAGAAAGATTTAAAAAATGCAGCAATAGTTTCTTTGGCTCACACTCCGGAATGAATGAATAATGAACAATACCCAGATATTTTAAAAAAAGTGGATGAAGGTTATAAAGATAAAATTCAAATAACAAAAGAAGTTATAACTGATAATAAATCAGAGTTTGTGGATGTAAACATAGGTGACAAAGAACTTTGAACAGGCACTGATGTTTGAGTTAACGGAACAATGTCTTATGGAGGATCAAATCTTTTAGATGAAGATTTAGCTATTAAAATTAAAAAATACTTTAGTGCAGAAGCTCTGACAGAGGCTTCAAAATCATTATTTTCTAAATATATCAATGGAACAATACCTTCAACAGGAACTATAATCGCGCAAGAACCAATTAAAGATTACGCTGATACTATACTAAACGAACTTAACAAAAGTACAAAAAAAATTAATGAGTAA